The genomic segment CAGTGATGGATCAGAGCAATGCTGGAAATCAATCAAGAAAGAAATCAGACGGATGCCTGAGATTTTCCCGGAAGCCTACAAAGCGATTTACAAAAAAATGCCTCGCTGATAAAATGTGTGTGTGTAAATATCCGGCTGCTTCATTGCATTAATCAGGTAATCCAACCCACCAGCCTGTCCTTCTCTTCTTCAGACAGAAACGGGGCAAGCCAGTTCAGCAGCAGTTCTTCCACTTCAGGCTTACCAAGGTCCTGCACCCCCCGCCACAAAGCCAACTCTTGAAGGCGTCAGGATCGTTGGCGCACAGTGCTGAGATGAGTTCATTCAGCAGGAACAGTGCGATGCGGGTTTCGAAGGTCATGGGTTAGACGTGACTTCCATGAGTGTTCCCCGCTGTTGAACTGTTGAACCACGGGCAAAACTCACCGAACGGCAAAGCAACATGCTGTCGTTGGTTGAAGAGCACTGGTTGCGCACCAGCAAGGCCATTGAGCCAGGAGAGGTTGCCAAGGCAATGGCTCCAGAGCTGGGGGACAACGCCCGTCAAAAGGCGCTGCAGGTGCTTGATGCGTTGGCCAACAAAGGGATAGTGGAGAAGCAGACCCGCTCAGACCACAAACGCAGAAAGGTCGTTTCCTTTCAACCGCTGAAAAGCAGGGGGGTGTGCCTGACGTCTTTCAAGGCTTTCGACTCTTTCGTATTGCATAGCCAACTGTTGAACCTCTTCTTTTCAAAGCTGTTCAGCACTGGGTAGAAAGCATCGAAAGGGTTGAAAGCCCCCCTCAGACACACAGGGCCTTGAAAGGTGAGACACTGCACCTAGAGGGGTGTGATCTTGCAGGTATCTTGGGCAGCACAGCTTGCTCGAATAAAAAACACATTTTGCAGTTTGAATGCATTAAGTTCAATCTTTGAGACTGAGTTGTTTGGTTTCGATCAGTTCCCAACAAACTTTTCAAGATTGCTGCACTTAGTCCATGCTGCTGGTGGATTCATGGGATTTCCTCTGCCATCAAAGAGCTTGAAAAAACACCACCCATTTTTCTCTTCAATTGGTGGTGTTTGAATTAGAGATTGCTTAACGTAAATTTGATCTCCATTTGGTTTGGTATAATATTTTGTGCCATTCTTTGTCGTGTAAACAGCCGCATAGGCTTGGATTGAACCAACGACCAAGGATATTAACAACAATGCAATCTTCATGGGGACAATAGTTTTGCTAATGATCTATCAAAACTAGCATTGAAGGCTGATTTATGGGGTTAGTCAGACTATTGAAGTAATAAAGAACCCCTGTCAATGCAGAGGCTTTGAGGGCGTAGGCTACAATTAATGCGCTGTAAGGTCATTGTAACAAGACCAGAAGGGTTATTAACCGGCAGAAGTACACACGAAGCAGCCACCCGTCTCACCCAAAAGCCGCCAGCTGCAGCTTCCAGCTCCTTGTCTGACAATTCAACCGTTGACGATTGCATTGATTGAATGTCTTCTGCGGTTATTGAAAACCCTGCTTCTTTTATCAATTTCAGTAACAGCTTCAGGGGAGGCTGCTGCTTTGAGCTTTTCCTGAAGGCTGGTGTCAGCTTTGACCTTCTCTAGAAAGGCTTTGAGTTGCTCTTCTGACATTGGTGATGGAGGGTGTATGAGCTGTTGATAGCAATATCAGTGGTCAGGTGGTGTTCCGTGATGAACAAATCACCTCGCATCAAAAGCCCCGTCATTGCTGACGGGGTGGCGTGTGTGAGGTTTTGTCGGGAGATCGATCAGCACAATCAAACTGCCCTGTCTTTCCTTTGCAGGTTTTGTATGACTTTCAGCTGACTACTCATTCAACATCAGGCTTCCCGACAAGAAGACTGAAAAGTGGTAACCGACATCAATAAAGCAGTTCAAAGCGAGAATGACAGGGAATCAGGATATATCGCGGGAAAAGCATACTACAACATTAGGATTCTTTGGAATTATTGATTAATAGAAATGAAAAAAATTAAATTCGACGAGATGATTAGTTCGAGGAAATGGATCGATGATATGAAAGCAGTTGTTGGGGAAGATCGGACCATCGAGATCTATATCTCGCCAGGTGGGGATCGAATGAATCCTTACAATCCTGAGACCGATGAATGGGAGGAATCACGGTCGAAGAAGCCGGCAAAGTGGCAATATCGCACAATGCGAGAAACATTCCAGCAGGTTAATGATGCTTTTGGTGTAACGATCAAACAAACAAATAGAGAAAGGTCTGCGGATCTCAGAATTGCTTTAACAACACTGGATGATAACTGGTCATTAAATGGCGACTGGAGCGATGGAGGTGACTATATTGAAATTTACATGGTGTACGAACAGCCAGAAGGCAAGAGGGGGCGACATTCAAAGTCTCAAATGCAAGATTGGAAGCATATATTTACCCATGAGATAGGTCATCTTCTTGGACTGGAGCATCCATGGGACAAGGACGATGGAGACCATGCGGTAAAAAATGAGAACGAGGTGACAGTTGATACGCTCATGGGCTACAGCAGCTATGATTCCTTTGGCAACCTAAAAGTCTGGTTCCAGGATATAGACATAAAATCCTTAATCAGAATTTGGGGCAAATCTAAACAGCCTGATAAAGAGTTATTGAGAGCACCACAGTTCATCATAGGAGATGCAAAAGATGACAGGTTAATTGGATTTAAAAGAAAACAGTCAGTGCTAATCAGTCTTGAGGGAAACGACATTTTATCTGGTGGAAAGCTTGGTGATTTACTTGATGGTGGTAATGGCAATGACATTTTGACGGGCAACGCAGGGCGGGACATATTCAGATTGTCTAGAGGCAAAGATGTCATTACAGACTTTGATTCAAGACAGGACGGAATTCAGATTGGCTTCGACCTCGAACCTTACACAATCTTGAAAGAAGGATTAGACGTAAGGGTGGATCATCAGCATGGCTCGACACTCATCACAAGGGCGCTCGTAGATGAAGTAGAAAATGCAATGACTTATATAAACTGGGACTAACTATTCAAATGCGAGAGTTTTTCTGAGTCGTCAAATTAAATTACTTCTATACTCCTATTGCTTTTATCGCATCTACACATCCTTATGATGCTTTGGTATTGCATGTAGGTTTTTTGGGAGATCGATCAGCACAATCAAACTGCCCTGTCTTCCCCTTGCGGGTTTTGTATAACTTTCAGCCGCTTTTCGATGGCTTCAGTCGTCCCGACAAACTGTTACCAAGGGCTGAAACAACTCATTGTTGCACCATCCTGGCGTCGCATTTGTAATCGCGCTCCACGATGTTCATTCAAATCCCAAGCATTTCCGCCATCGTCGCGAAAAGATCCATTGGACATTCGTATGAAATTTGTTCTACCCCCATCTCCCCACTCAATCCAAATGTTGCCCATGGCTCCCATGAACTACCGCAGACTGAACGATGGTTTTTCCGGAAGTCTCTGTAAACGTGCAGTTTCCTTTGGCTTCTGCAGAGCCGGAAGCAACGAATGATGCACCGAGTACAACAGCGGCAGCAATCGAAGTGAAGAGTTTCATTTGAAAATTGTGTTTTGTGGGGCTCATCCCCTCGGAGGCATGCACCATCACTCTTCTGCTTTCAGGGCTTTCAGGGCTTTCAGGGCTTTCAGGGCATATCGCCTTACAGAGGTTGTTGCAAATTTTTCACTCCCCCAAACAAGGATGATATGCGGGCTGATCATCTGACGATCGCGTGGTGCTGCGCCTGAATGGCTGAACACGATCTGACCGCTGCCATCGCAACGATGGGCGGGGCGCTGCACCTGCTCCAGCGGGATCTGATCTTGGAGTCCGCAAGGGTGGATTTAGAGCAAAACCGCTTTGCCTCTCCGTTCTTGCTCTAGCTTTTGCTCTACTCGGGGAGTCCCACTTGGTGAAAACCTAGTGGAGCCAAGGAGACTCGAACTCCTGACCCCCTGCATGCCATGCAGGTGCTCTACCAGCTGAGCTATGGCCCCATGAACGCCGGTGATGCCATCAGGCTCGTGCCGCCGTCGTGTAGGACTTTACACCGCAGCTCCCGTCACACCTGACGCCATACCGCCACGAGACGCCCTTGAACCTGAACCTGATCAGCAGGGATCTCCAATGGTTCGTAGGCAGGGTTCGCAGCTTCAAGACGCACGACAGCCCCGTCGCGATGGAAGTGTTTCAACGTTGTCCCACTGCCAGGAACCAGGGCACTCACCACCGTTCCAGGCCGCAGCCTGGATGGATCAAGCACGGGCTCCATCAGCACCACATCGCCATCGGCGATGTGGGCATCCACCATCGAGTCGCCATTCACGGTGAGAGCGAAGAGTCCACGCGTTTCCAGCACCGACCCGAGATCAAGACGCTCCTCCACATCGTCGAAGGTTTCCACCAGACCGCCCGCAGCAACAGCGCCCAGAACAGGAATCCCACCTCCAACAATTCCCCCGAGCAGTTGCAGCGTCCTTGCCTGTCCTTCCTGCCAGGTGATCCAGCCTTTCTGCTGCAGATGGCGCAGTCGGCTCTGAATCGGGGCCGGTGATCGCAGGCCCATGGCCTGCATCATCTGGCGGATTGAGGGGCTGTGGTGATAGGTACCGATGTAATCCGCCAGCCAGTCATAAAGCTCCTGCTGCGCAGGGGTCAGAGAATCGGGCCCAGAGCCTGTCACCGGAAGAACAAACGATCGTCAATACATTTGTACCGATCATCATTCCCCGCCGCAACCTTGAGAACAAACACTCCCTTGATTGGTGCTGCTCTGTGACCTTTAACAGGTGAAATCAGATCCTGATCCATGAACACAACAGCGGATCACAACGCCACATTCGACGTGATTCCAACCGATGACGGAATGGGGTACATGGTTCGGCTCTGCCGAAACGGAAACTGCTCACAGGCTTTCATCTCATCCATGCACCTGGTGGACTCGAAGCGGCCACAGCTGGAGAACAGCCTCTCAGACTGACTCAGCGTTGCGAGGGCTCATAAACCACCCATGACCGCTGCCAACAGCGCCTGCTGGACATGCAACCGGTTCTCTGCCTGATCAAAGATCCGGCTTGCCGCGCTCTCCATGACTTCGGCAGTGATCTCCTCGCCGCGATGGGCAGGCAGACAGTGCAGAACGATGGCTCCTTTGGCCGCCTGATCCATCAGCGCCTGATCGACGGAGAACCCCTCGAAGGCCTGCTCACGCTCTTTCTGCTCCTGCTCCTGCCCCATCGAGGCCCAGACATCGGTGTACACGGCCTGAGCGCCACGAACAGCCTCGGAGGGATCCGCCATCACATCGATCTGGGCACCCTGCTGCGCCAGAGAACGAGCCTGCTCGAGCACGCCTGGCAGAGGCTCAAATCCCTCTGGGCAGCCGATCCGCACATTCACGCCGAGCACAGCACCGCAAAGCATCAGGGAATGGGCAACGTTGTTGCCATCTCCGATGTAGGCGAGCGTCTGACCGGCCAGGTCGCCGTGGCTTTCCTGCATGGTGAGGAAGTCTGCGAGGGCCTGACAGGGATGTTCCAGGTCTGTGAGGGCATTGATCACCGGTACCGTGGCCCAGTGGGCGTAGTCAACGATTTCCTGCTGGGCGAAGGTACGCACCGCCAGCACATCGCAGTAACGACTAAGCACGCGCGCGGTGTCCTGCAACGGCTCACCACGCCCAAGCTGCGTCACGCCGGGCTGGAGATCAACCGTCTGCCCTCCCAAACGGGCCATCGCCACCTGGAAACTCACTCTGGTTCGCGTTGACGCCTTGCTGAAGATCAGCCCCAGCGCGCGGTTGCCTAGTTCGATGCGGCGATCACCACACTTCAGCTGGTGGGCCAAATCAATCAGTCCGTGGGTCTGATCCGCGGAGCAGTCAGCGGATGAGAGGTAGTCACGGCCGCTCAGGGCGGTCAGTGCAGCTGCAACGCCTGTGGCCATGCCAGCGCTCTAAAGGAGCTTTATCGGAGATGGAAGGGCTTGACGTCAAGTGCCATCAAGCCTCGACAGTGTTCGGCAGGACACTGGCCTCCAGCATCTGCTTGAGATCATCCCCTTCGATCACCTCCTTCTCAAGGATCTTTTGGGCGATGGTTTCAAGCAAACCATGGTTCTGGCGCAGGATCTCAAGAGCATCGTCGTGGGCCTTGTCCACCAGACCACGCACTTCCTTGTCGATCGCCTGAGCGGTGGCATCACTGACGGAGCGGCGGGGGTTGTTGCCCTGGCCGAGGAAGCGGTTGCCGCCCTGCTTGTCGTAGGCCAACGGGCCCAGGGTGTCACTCATTCCATAGGTCCCCACCATCTGCTCAGCCAGGTCGGTGGCCCTCTGGAGATCGTTCGCCGCCCCGGTTGTGATCTTGCCGAACACGATCTCCTCAGCGGATCGACCACCCAGCAAGGTGGCGATCTGACCCTGAAGCTCCTCCTTGGAATTCAGGAAACGCTCTTCCGTGGGGAGTTGCAGGGTGTAGCCAAGTGCGCTCATCCCCCGAGGGACGATAGAGATCTTGGCCACCTTGCTGCCGCCGGGCATGAGATGGCCCACGATCGCGTGGCCCACTTCGTGATATGCAACGACTTTTTTCTCGTCGTCCTGCAGGACGCGACTCTTTTTCTCGAGACCCGCCACAACGCGCTCGATCGCCTCGCTCAGATCCTGCTGCTCGACGCTTGTGCGGTGCGCCCGGGCGGCCAGCAATGCGGCTTCATTGACCAGATTGGCAAGATCAGCTCCTGCGAAGCCGCTGGTGGCCTGGGCAACGCTGTCGAGATCGACGGCGTCAGCGAGTTTCACCTTGCCGGCGTAGATCTCAAGGATGGTCTTGCGGCCTGAGAGATCTGGACGGTCCACAAGGACCTGACGGTCAAAACGACCCGGGCGCAGCAGGGCCGCATCCAGCACCTCAGGCTGGTTGGTGGCCGCCAGAACGATCACGGGTTTGTCCTGTGCGGTGAAACCGTCCATCTCGGTGAGCAGCTGGTTGAGGGTCTGCTCCCGCTCGTCATTGCCTCCAACGACGCCCATGGAGCCCGAACGGCTCTTGCCGATGGCATCGAGTTCATCGATGAAGATGATGCAGGGCGCCTTTTTCTTCGCTTCTTCGAAAAGGTCGCGAACGCGAGCAGCACCGGCACCCACGAAGAGTTCAACGAATTCCGATCCGGAGATGATGAAGAACGGCACCTCGGCTTCACCGGCGACGGCCTTGGACAGCAGGGTCTTGCCGGTGCCGGGAGGGCCAACCAGCAGGACACCTTTCGGGATGCGTGCACCAATTTCCGCGTAGCGCTCTGGCGTTTTGAGAAAATCCACGATCTCCGTGAGCTCCTGCTTGGCCTCATCAACACCGGCC from the Synechococcus sp. KORDI-100 genome contains:
- a CDS encoding reprolysin-like metallopeptidase, encoding MKKIKFDEMISSRKWIDDMKAVVGEDRTIEIYISPGGDRMNPYNPETDEWEESRSKKPAKWQYRTMRETFQQVNDAFGVTIKQTNRERSADLRIALTTLDDNWSLNGDWSDGGDYIEIYMVYEQPEGKRGRHSKSQMQDWKHIFTHEIGHLLGLEHPWDKDDGDHAVKNENEVTVDTLMGYSSYDSFGNLKVWFQDIDIKSLIRIWGKSKQPDKELLRAPQFIIGDAKDDRLIGFKRKQSVLISLEGNDILSGGKLGDLLDGGNGNDILTGNAGRDIFRLSRGKDVITDFDSRQDGIQIGFDLEPYTILKEGLDVRVDHQHGSTLITRALVDEVENAMTYINWD
- the lexA gene encoding transcriptional repressor LexA, whose protein sequence is MTGSGPDSLTPAQQELYDWLADYIGTYHHSPSIRQMMQAMGLRSPAPIQSRLRHLQQKGWITWQEGQARTLQLLGGIVGGGIPVLGAVAAGGLVETFDDVEERLDLGSVLETRGLFALTVNGDSMVDAHIADGDVVLMEPVLDPSRLRPGTVVSALVPGSGTTLKHFHRDGAVVRLEAANPAYEPLEIPADQVQVQGRLVAVWRQV
- the argF gene encoding ornithine carbamoyltransferase gives rise to the protein MATGVAAALTALSGRDYLSSADCSADQTHGLIDLAHQLKCGDRRIELGNRALGLIFSKASTRTRVSFQVAMARLGGQTVDLQPGVTQLGRGEPLQDTARVLSRYCDVLAVRTFAQQEIVDYAHWATVPVINALTDLEHPCQALADFLTMQESHGDLAGQTLAYIGDGNNVAHSLMLCGAVLGVNVRIGCPEGFEPLPGVLEQARSLAQQGAQIDVMADPSEAVRGAQAVYTDVWASMGQEQEQKEREQAFEGFSVDQALMDQAAKGAIVLHCLPAHRGEEITAEVMESAASRIFDQAENRLHVQQALLAAVMGGL
- the ftsH gene encoding ATP-dependent zinc metalloprotease FtsH — protein: MPIRQDDNRPNRRFSIINLVLIGFGVLLLASSFIPNPAAQVPRVPYSLFIDQVNDGAVKRAYITQEQIRYELAEPEEGAPPVLATTPIFDMDLPQRLETKGVEFAAAPPKKPNIFTTILSWVVPPLIFILVLQFFARRSMGGGAQGALSFTKSKAKVYVPDEESRVTFADVAGVDEAKQELTEIVDFLKTPERYAEIGARIPKGVLLVGPPGTGKTLLSKAVAGEAEVPFFIISGSEFVELFVGAGAARVRDLFEEAKKKAPCIIFIDELDAIGKSRSGSMGVVGGNDEREQTLNQLLTEMDGFTAQDKPVIVLAATNQPEVLDAALLRPGRFDRQVLVDRPDLSGRKTILEIYAGKVKLADAVDLDSVAQATSGFAGADLANLVNEAALLAARAHRTSVEQQDLSEAIERVVAGLEKKSRVLQDDEKKVVAYHEVGHAIVGHLMPGGSKVAKISIVPRGMSALGYTLQLPTEERFLNSKEELQGQIATLLGGRSAEEIVFGKITTGAANDLQRATDLAEQMVGTYGMSDTLGPLAYDKQGGNRFLGQGNNPRRSVSDATAQAIDKEVRGLVDKAHDDALEILRQNHGLLETIAQKILEKEVIEGDDLKQMLEASVLPNTVEA